A genomic stretch from Amia ocellicauda isolate fAmiCal2 chromosome 23, fAmiCal2.hap1, whole genome shotgun sequence includes:
- the gclc gene encoding glutamate--cysteine ligase catalytic subunit: MGLLSQGSPLNWEETKKYADHVRQHGIIQFLNIYNKVKDRQRDVLKWGDEVEYMLVAMDEKNEKVRLVLTGADVLQTLQDKGEKTNPNHPTLWRPEYGSYMIEGTPGQPYGGTMSEFNTVEDNMGKRRKEASSFLKEHETLCTITAFPRLGCPGFTLPEYAPMPIEKGASKSLFFPDEAINGHPRFSTLTRNIRHRRGEKVVINVPIFKDTHTPSPFIETFPNDDGEAARAAIPDHIYMDAMGFGMGNCCLQVTFQACSISEARYLYDQLATICPIVMALSAASPFYRGYVSDIDCRWGVISASVDDRTREERGLVPLKNSKYRIHKSRYDSIDSYLSCCGEKYNDIDLTKDEDIYKQLLDAGIDKLLAQHIAHLFIRDPLTLFEEKIHMDDENESDHFENIQSTNWQTMRFKPPPPNSDIGWRVEFRPMEVQLTDFENSAYVVFVVLLTRVILSYKLDFLIPLSKVDENMKVAQKRNAVHEGMFYFRKDIFKGCNPVADGSAATQNGMENDTEEYVLMSIDTIINGKEGVFQGLIPILNCYLENMEVDVETRCTILNYLKLIKKRASGELMTMARWMREFVAKHPEYKKDSVITDKINYDLLVRCDKIAKGTARSPELLGDPINRAK, encoded by the exons ATGGGCTTGCTGTCACAAGGGTCGCCATTGAACTGGGAAGAGACCAAAAAGTACGCCGATCATGTCCGCCAACACGGCATCATCCAGTTCCTGAACATCTACAACAAGGTCAAGGACCGGCAGAGGGACGTGCTGAAATGGGGCGACGAG GTGGAATACATGTTGGTCGCCATGGATGAGAAAAATGAGAAGGTTCGGCTGGTACTGACCGGAGCAGATGTTCTGCAGACGTTGCAGGATAAGGGTGAGAAGACCAACCCCAA CCACCCAACCCTTTGGAGGCCCGAGTACGGAAGTTACATGATTGAAGGCACGCCTGGGCAACCCTATGGAGGGACGATGTCTGAGTTTAACACCGTGGAGGACAACATGGGAAAGCGAAGGAAGGAGGCCTCGTCGTTCCTGAAGGAACACGAGACCCTTTGCACCATTACAGCATTCCCGAG GTTGGGTTGCCCAGGTTTTACCCTGCCAGAGTACGCACCCATGCCCATTGAGAAAGGCGCATCCAAATCCCTGTTTTTCCCTGATGAGGCTATTAACGGACACCCAAGGTTTAG CACTTTGACCCGAAACATCCGTcacagaagaggagagaaggttGTGATCAATGTACCCA TTTTCAAAGACACGCACACCCCATCTCCTTTCATCGAAACATTTCCCAATGACGATGGGGAGGCAGCGAGGGCGGCCATACCTGACCACATATACATGGACGCCATGGGCTTCGGAATGGGCAACTGCTGTCTCCAG GTGACATTCCAAGCTTGTAGCATAAGCGAAGCAAGATATTTATATGACCAACTGGCCACAATTTGCCCTATTGTG ATGGCGCTGAGTGCTGCATCTCCGTTTTACAGAGGGTACGTGTCGGATATTGACTGCCGCTGGGGAGTGATCTCGGCTTCAGTAGATGACCGAACGCGCGAGGAAAGGGGACTAGTG cccCTAAAAAATAGTAAATACCGGATCCATAAATCAAGATACGATTCCATTGACAGCTACCTCTCGTGCTGtggtgaaaaatacaatgacatTGACTTAACAAAAGACGAGGACATCTACAAACAGCTTTTAGATGCAG GGATTGACAAACTCCTGGCACAGCACATAGCCCATCTCTTTATCCGCGACCCTTTGACTCTTTTTGAAGAGAAGATCCACATGGATGACGAGAATGAATCTGATCACTTTGAG AACATTCAGTCAACCAACTGGCAGACTATGAGGTTCAAACCACCTCCGCCCAACTCAGATATTGGCTGGAGAGTAGAATTTCGTCCAATGGAG GTACAGCTGACGGACTTTGAAAACTCTGCATACGTTGTGTTTGTCGTTTTGCTCACTAGAGTGATTCTTTCGTACAAGTTAGACTTTCTCATCCCATTGTCGAAG GTGGATGAAAACATGAAAGTTGCTCAGAAACGAAATGCGGTGCATGAGGGCATGTTTTATTTCCGGAAGGACATTTTTAAAG GCTGTAATCCTGTAGCGGATGGATCTGCTGCAACCCAGAATGGCATGGAAAACGACACAGAGGAATATGTGTTAATGAGCATTGACACGATTATAAATGGGAAG gaAGGTGTGTTTCAAGGACTAATACCAATCCTGAACtgttatctggaaaacatggAAGTGGACGTGGAAACGCGTTGCACCATATTAAATTATCTTAAACTGATCAAGAAAAGAGCTTCAG GGGAACTAATGACCATGGCAAGATGGATGAGGGAGTTTGTTGCAAAGCACCCCGAGTACAAGAAGGACAGTGTGATAACCGATAAAATCAACTACGACCTCTTGGTGAGATGTGACAAGATTGCAAAGGGAACAGCGCGGAGCCCAGAACTCCTTGGAGATCCCATTAACAgggcaaaataa